In Streptomyces qaidamensis, one DNA window encodes the following:
- a CDS encoding alkaline phosphatase family protein encodes MTDADAKSRRAKVLVVGMDGLRYDRLTHSPANAPVLHALMAEGAVGTSLLPYGRADDGPSAGPAYTDSGPGWSSILTGVWPDRHGVTGNDFKGADYTRYPDFLTRAGTARPGLRTAAAVSWPALVRRGTLGRSIGRRVRHNGERRGYGTADRRVARTVLRWLTEDDPDALFVYFGATDEAGHATGPLSPAYDRALLDQDAHLGRLLEAIDARRADPGRAEERWTVLVTTDHGHLDSGGHGGDSRAEREVFVILAEPGGPAGTRLDTPRLIDIAPTVLDRLGIPLDPAWDLQGRVLPGPAAPTPEWS; translated from the coding sequence GTGACGGACGCCGACGCCAAGAGCCGACGCGCCAAGGTACTCGTCGTCGGCATGGACGGCCTGCGCTACGACCGGCTGACCCACTCACCGGCCAACGCCCCGGTCCTGCACGCCCTGATGGCCGAAGGCGCCGTCGGCACGAGCCTGCTGCCCTACGGCCGAGCCGACGACGGGCCCTCGGCCGGCCCGGCCTACACCGATTCCGGACCCGGCTGGTCGAGCATCCTCACCGGGGTGTGGCCCGACCGCCACGGGGTCACCGGCAACGATTTCAAAGGTGCCGACTACACCCGCTACCCCGACTTCCTGACCCGCGCCGGAACCGCCCGGCCCGGTCTGCGCACGGCGGCCGCCGTGTCCTGGCCGGCCCTGGTGCGCCGCGGCACACTCGGCCGGTCCATCGGCCGACGGGTGCGCCACAACGGTGAACGCCGGGGATACGGAACCGCGGACCGCCGCGTCGCCCGCACCGTCCTGCGCTGGCTCACCGAGGACGACCCGGACGCCCTGTTCGTGTACTTCGGCGCCACCGACGAGGCCGGCCACGCCACGGGCCCGCTCTCCCCCGCCTACGACCGGGCCCTCCTCGACCAGGACGCCCACCTCGGACGGCTGCTGGAGGCGATCGACGCCCGCCGCGCGGACCCGGGGCGCGCCGAGGAGCGCTGGACCGTGCTGGTCACCACCGACCACGGGCACCTCGACTCCGGTGGTCACGGTGGCGACTCGCGTGCCGAACGGGAGGTCTTCGTCATCCTCGCCGAGCCCGGCGGGCCCGCGGGCACCCGGCTCGACACGCCCCGCCTCATCGACATCGCCCCCACGGTCCTGGACCGTCTCGGCATCCCCCTCGACCCCGCCTGGGACCTGCAGGGCCGTGTCCTGCCCGGTCCCGCCGCACCGACTCCGGAATGGTCATGA
- a CDS encoding carbohydrate ABC transporter permease: MTAVVPRRSRRPKGLTAHIVLVLAVLISVFPFAWTIVMATNTTEDIYKSPPKLTFGSHLLENVRHVLDTIDFFGSMLNTVVVASVTTVLVLFVDSLAAFVFAKFDFPGRRVLFATLVGFMMLPLQLAVLPQFILMSDIGWVGTLKALVLPALANAFGIFWLRQYIENGVPDELLDAARIDGAGFFRQYWNIVLPMIKPALSFLAIYAFVGAWNDYIWPLVVLNDPAHLTLQVALAQLHVGHTTDYSMVMAGVLMASVPLVVVFTIFARGFIAGATEGAVQGS, encoded by the coding sequence ATGACCGCAGTGGTCCCCAGGCGGTCACGGCGTCCCAAGGGACTGACCGCGCACATCGTCCTCGTCCTGGCCGTCCTGATCTCGGTCTTCCCGTTCGCGTGGACGATCGTCATGGCGACGAACACCACCGAGGACATCTACAAGAGCCCGCCGAAACTGACCTTCGGCTCCCATCTGCTGGAGAACGTCCGGCACGTGCTCGACACCATCGACTTCTTCGGGTCGATGCTGAACACGGTCGTGGTCGCGTCCGTCACCACCGTGCTGGTCCTGTTCGTCGACTCCCTGGCGGCGTTCGTGTTCGCCAAGTTCGACTTCCCCGGCCGCAGGGTGCTGTTCGCGACGCTGGTCGGCTTCATGATGCTGCCGCTGCAGCTGGCCGTCCTCCCCCAGTTCATCCTCATGTCGGACATCGGCTGGGTCGGCACGCTCAAGGCGCTGGTCCTGCCCGCCCTCGCCAACGCCTTCGGCATCTTCTGGCTGCGCCAGTACATAGAGAACGGCGTCCCGGACGAACTCCTCGACGCCGCGCGCATCGACGGCGCGGGGTTCTTCCGCCAGTACTGGAACATCGTGCTGCCGATGATCAAACCCGCGCTCTCGTTCCTCGCCATCTACGCCTTCGTCGGCGCCTGGAACGACTACATCTGGCCGCTGGTCGTGCTCAACGACCCCGCCCACCTCACCCTCCAGGTGGCGCTGGCCCAGCTCCACGTCGGCCACACCACCGACTACAGCATGGTCATGGCCGGTGTGCTCATGGCGTCCGTGCCGCTGGTCGTGGTCTTCACGATCTTCGCCCGCGGGTTCATCGCGGGCGCCACGGAGGGGGCGGTGCAGGGCAGTTGA
- a CDS encoding carbohydrate ABC transporter permease, whose protein sequence is MLSHWRQYLAISPFFLIFGVFSLFPVFYSLYLAFQRWDGMGTVQFVGLDQFRFLLDDPVFWLSIRNTLAIWVLSTVPTLFGALVLATLLHSVRRFKGFYRIALYIPNVTSIVAVSIFFGAVFSNNFGLVNAILGTVGISPVPWLSNPWLIKLVIALLMTWMWTGYNMIIYLAGLQAIPTQIYEAARLDGAGPIRTFFQITMPIMRPIILFTVIISTINGLQSFSEPQVLFGSNAANPNLGGPGQAGLTTLLYFYQSAFVNNDYGYGAAIVWAFFVLIMVLVVVNWRVVQRGRKS, encoded by the coding sequence GTGCTGTCCCACTGGCGGCAGTACCTCGCGATCTCGCCCTTCTTCCTGATCTTCGGCGTCTTCTCGCTCTTCCCGGTCTTCTACTCGCTCTACCTCGCCTTCCAGCGCTGGGACGGCATGGGCACCGTGCAGTTCGTGGGACTGGACCAGTTCCGGTTCCTTCTGGACGACCCGGTCTTCTGGCTGTCGATCCGCAACACCCTGGCGATCTGGGTGCTGTCCACCGTCCCCACCCTGTTCGGCGCCCTGGTGCTGGCGACGCTGCTGCATTCGGTGCGCCGCTTCAAGGGCTTCTACCGCATCGCCCTGTACATACCGAACGTCACCTCGATCGTCGCCGTGTCGATCTTCTTCGGGGCGGTGTTCAGCAACAACTTCGGCCTGGTCAACGCGATCCTGGGCACGGTCGGCATCTCGCCGGTGCCGTGGCTGAGCAACCCGTGGCTGATCAAGCTGGTCATCGCGCTGCTGATGACCTGGATGTGGACCGGCTACAACATGATCATCTACCTGGCCGGCCTCCAGGCCATCCCCACCCAGATCTATGAGGCGGCCAGGCTGGACGGCGCCGGTCCGATCCGTACGTTCTTCCAGATCACCATGCCGATCATGCGGCCCATCATCCTGTTCACGGTGATCATCTCGACCATCAACGGCCTGCAGAGCTTCAGCGAACCCCAGGTCCTGTTCGGCAGCAACGCCGCCAACCCGAACCTCGGCGGTCCCGGCCAGGCGGGCCTGACCACGCTTCTGTACTTCTACCAGTCGGCCTTCGTCAACAACGACTACGGCTACGGCGCGGCCATCGTGTGGGCCTTCTTCGTACTGATCATGGTGCTGGTCGTCGTCAACTGGCGCGTCGTGCAGCGCGGGAGGAAGTCATGA
- a CDS encoding ABC transporter substrate-binding protein, giving the protein MDLSRRGFLQAAALTAAASGLTVACGGGSGSTGSKNGKNLTLWYWGGALSDKVVADAKTHFSGQVKLTAASIGGDFKQKLTTTLAAGASVPDITGIKGEDMASFLPNANRFLDLNDLGFEKLAPQYLDWKTKLARTEDGKQIGFPIDIGPTALFYRADMFDEAGLPTDPEKVAARAGTWEEYFALGTELRAKVPGTYLVNNIGSVFNMAVGQGTERFIDRDNRFIGDQDHIRKAWTTAVRPYTLGLDAKINDNTWNAAVGKNLSTELGAAWHALDIEQAAPKTKGKWRVCAMPGGPANQGGSYLALPKQCRNPEEAFKIISWILSPENDARGFADAAIFPAAPAAYAMPAMTGGDPFFGGQKVIEVFGPAAKAIPAAYEAPADAAVMAPFMTELSSIEAKGKKPDAAWKDAVAQAQQIARRQGVN; this is encoded by the coding sequence GTGGACCTTTCTCGTAGAGGCTTCCTCCAGGCCGCCGCGCTCACCGCGGCCGCCTCCGGTCTGACCGTCGCCTGCGGCGGCGGTTCCGGCTCGACCGGCAGCAAGAACGGCAAGAACCTCACCCTGTGGTACTGGGGAGGCGCGCTCAGCGACAAGGTGGTCGCCGATGCGAAGACGCACTTCAGCGGCCAGGTGAAGCTGACCGCCGCCTCCATCGGCGGCGACTTCAAGCAGAAGCTGACGACCACCCTCGCGGCGGGCGCATCCGTGCCCGACATCACCGGCATCAAGGGCGAGGACATGGCGTCCTTCCTGCCCAACGCGAACCGCTTCCTCGACCTGAACGACCTGGGCTTCGAGAAGCTCGCGCCGCAGTACCTGGACTGGAAGACGAAGCTCGCCCGGACCGAGGACGGCAAGCAGATCGGCTTCCCGATCGACATCGGCCCGACCGCGCTCTTCTACCGCGCGGACATGTTCGACGAGGCCGGGCTGCCCACCGACCCCGAGAAGGTCGCCGCCCGGGCCGGGACCTGGGAGGAGTACTTCGCGCTGGGCACCGAGCTGCGCGCGAAGGTGCCGGGCACCTACCTGGTCAACAACATCGGCTCGGTCTTCAATATGGCGGTCGGGCAGGGCACCGAGCGGTTCATCGACAGGGACAACCGCTTCATCGGCGACCAGGACCACATCCGCAAGGCGTGGACGACGGCGGTCCGCCCCTACACCCTCGGCCTCGACGCCAAGATCAACGACAACACCTGGAACGCCGCCGTCGGCAAGAACCTCAGCACCGAACTCGGTGCGGCCTGGCACGCCCTGGACATCGAGCAGGCGGCCCCGAAGACCAAGGGCAAGTGGCGGGTGTGTGCGATGCCCGGCGGACCGGCCAACCAGGGCGGCTCCTACCTGGCCCTGCCCAAGCAGTGCCGGAACCCCGAAGAGGCGTTCAAGATCATCAGCTGGATCCTCAGCCCGGAGAACGACGCCCGCGGCTTCGCCGACGCCGCCATCTTCCCGGCCGCGCCGGCGGCGTACGCCATGCCGGCCATGACGGGCGGCGACCCCTTCTTCGGCGGGCAGAAGGTCATCGAGGTGTTCGGCCCCGCCGCCAAGGCCATCCCGGCCGCCTACGAGGCACCCGCCGACGCCGCCGTCATGGCGCCCTTCATGACCGAGCTGTCCAGCATCGAGGCCAAGGGCAAGAAGCCCGACGCCGCCTGGAAGGACGCGGTCGCCCAGGCCCAGCAGATCGCCCGGCGACAGGGGGTGAACTGA
- a CDS encoding carbohydrate kinase family protein, with the protein MDGDRPDVLLTGLLFYDLVLTGLGKPPTPGEEIWTRGMGCGPGGIANLAVAASRFGLRTSLATVFGDDFYGAYCRDVLGDQEGVDLSLSRTADGWPTPVTVSVAYGHDRALLTHGQEPPYSQDALVGDPPDALSALVHIEARPREWLAKAAANGTQIYADVGWDPTQKWSPALLEQLALCHAFLPNETEAMAYTRTDSALAALGTLSELVPVAVVTRGGDGAIAVDQITGEYAEVPALDAGVLDATGAGDVFGASFVAASLGGWPLAERLRFAVLAAGLSVGHHGGALAAPGWHGVARWWSSLSDPGLRRAYGFLADRIPADPGPPVHHAPVTPPAPDTPVGPRA; encoded by the coding sequence GTGGACGGTGACCGGCCCGATGTGCTGCTGACCGGCCTGCTCTTCTACGACCTCGTCCTGACGGGACTCGGCAAGCCGCCGACGCCGGGCGAGGAGATCTGGACCCGGGGTATGGGCTGCGGCCCGGGCGGCATCGCGAACCTCGCGGTGGCCGCCTCCCGCTTCGGCCTCAGGACCTCCCTGGCCACGGTGTTCGGCGACGACTTCTACGGCGCGTACTGCCGGGACGTCCTGGGCGACCAGGAAGGCGTCGACCTCTCGCTCTCCCGTACCGCGGACGGCTGGCCGACCCCGGTCACCGTCTCCGTCGCCTACGGCCACGACCGGGCCCTGCTCACCCACGGCCAGGAGCCGCCGTACTCGCAGGACGCGCTGGTGGGCGACCCGCCCGACGCGCTGAGCGCCCTGGTGCACATCGAGGCCCGGCCGCGCGAATGGCTCGCCAAGGCCGCGGCGAACGGTACGCAGATCTACGCCGACGTCGGCTGGGACCCCACCCAGAAGTGGTCGCCGGCCCTGCTGGAGCAACTGGCCCTGTGCCACGCCTTCCTCCCGAACGAGACCGAGGCGATGGCCTACACCCGCACCGACAGCGCGCTGGCCGCGCTCGGCACGCTGTCGGAGCTGGTGCCGGTCGCCGTGGTGACGCGGGGCGGGGACGGCGCCATCGCCGTCGACCAGATCACCGGCGAGTACGCCGAGGTCCCGGCCCTGGACGCCGGCGTCCTGGACGCGACGGGCGCCGGTGACGTCTTCGGCGCGAGCTTCGTCGCGGCGTCCCTCGGCGGCTGGCCGCTGGCGGAACGGCTGCGGTTCGCGGTGCTCGCGGCCGGGCTGTCCGTCGGGCACCACGGCGGCGCCCTCGCGGCCCCCGGCTGGCACGGCGTCGCACGCTGGTGGAGCTCCCTGAGCGATCCCGGGCTGCGCCGCGCCTACGGCTTCCTGGCCGACCGCATCCCGGCCGATCCCGGGCCGCCCGTGCACCACGCCCCCGTCACCCCGCCCGCCCCTGACACCCCCGTCGGTCCGCGCGCCTGA
- a CDS encoding DeoR/GlpR family DNA-binding transcription regulator, with protein sequence MLAERRHQLILRALRAGGPAAVTDLSEQLGVSPATIRRDLVKLEEDGLLTRVHGGAVVEEGDQPFAEVAEVRVNEKDAIAEHAAAMIRDGQSVLLDIGTTAYRLARQLHGRRLTVITSNLVVYEELADDEGIELVLLGGMVRREYRSLVGFLTEDNLRQLHADWLFLGTSGVRPGGQVMDTTVVEVPVKRAMIKAGEKVVLLADAAKFPGHGMAKVCGPEELDAVVTNEPVDAATRASLQEAGVEVVVTGKGQA encoded by the coding sequence GTGCTGGCAGAACGACGACACCAACTCATCCTGCGGGCCCTGCGCGCCGGCGGGCCCGCGGCCGTGACCGACCTCTCAGAGCAGCTGGGGGTGAGTCCCGCCACTATCAGGCGTGACCTGGTCAAACTGGAAGAAGACGGACTGCTCACGCGCGTGCACGGCGGCGCCGTCGTGGAGGAGGGCGACCAGCCCTTCGCCGAGGTCGCCGAGGTGCGCGTCAACGAGAAGGACGCCATAGCCGAACACGCCGCCGCGATGATCAGGGACGGCCAGTCGGTGCTGCTGGACATCGGGACGACGGCCTACCGCCTGGCCCGGCAGCTGCACGGCCGCCGGCTCACCGTGATCACCAGCAACCTGGTGGTCTACGAGGAACTCGCCGACGACGAGGGCATCGAGCTGGTCCTGCTCGGCGGCATGGTCCGCCGCGAGTACCGCTCCCTGGTCGGCTTCCTCACCGAGGACAACCTGCGCCAGCTGCACGCCGACTGGCTCTTCCTCGGCACCAGCGGGGTGCGGCCCGGCGGCCAGGTCATGGACACGACGGTCGTGGAGGTGCCGGTCAAGCGCGCCATGATCAAGGCCGGCGAGAAGGTGGTGCTGCTCGCCGACGCGGCGAAGTTCCCGGGGCACGGGATGGCGAAGGTCTGCGGTCCCGAGGAACTGGACGCGGTGGTGACGAACGAGCCGGTCGACGCCGCGACGCGGGCCTCCTTGCAGGAGGCGGGCGTCGAGGTGGTCGTGACGGGAAAGGGGCAAGCTTGA
- a CDS encoding 6-phospho-beta-glucosidase yields MKLTILGGGGFRVPLVYGALLQDHAEGRVTHVVLHDLDAGRLSAVTRVLAEQAAGVADAPEVTATTDLDDALRGADFVFSAIRVGGLEGRANDERVALAEGVLGQETVGAGGIAYGLRTVPVAVDIAQRVARLAPDAWVINFTNPAGLVTEAMSRHLGDRVIGICDSPVGLGRRIARVLGVENPGEAWIDYVGLNHLGWVRALRVAGRDELPRLLADPDLLGSFEEGKLFGADWLRSLGAIPNEYLHYYYFNREAVRAYQQAEKTRGAFLHDQQARFYAEMKNPHAPALKVWDRTRAEREATYMAENRETAGAGERDEDDLSGGYERVALALMRAIARDERTTLILNVRNRRTLSVLDAEAVIEVPCLVDANGAHPVTVDPLPDHATGLVCAVKAVEREVLAAAGSGSLATAVKAFALHPLVDSVHVARRLVEGYAEVHPGLAYLR; encoded by the coding sequence GTGAAGCTGACGATTCTGGGCGGCGGAGGATTCCGCGTGCCGCTGGTGTACGGAGCGCTCCTCCAGGACCACGCCGAGGGCCGCGTCACCCATGTCGTCCTGCACGATCTGGACGCCGGGCGCCTGTCGGCGGTGACCCGTGTCCTCGCGGAGCAGGCGGCCGGAGTGGCCGACGCGCCCGAGGTGACCGCCACCACCGACCTCGACGACGCCCTGCGCGGCGCCGACTTCGTGTTCTCCGCGATCCGCGTCGGCGGGCTGGAGGGACGCGCCAACGACGAACGCGTGGCCCTGGCCGAGGGCGTGCTGGGCCAGGAGACGGTGGGTGCGGGCGGCATCGCCTACGGCCTGCGCACGGTCCCGGTCGCCGTCGACATCGCCCAGCGGGTGGCCCGGCTCGCCCCCGACGCCTGGGTCATCAACTTCACCAACCCGGCCGGCCTGGTCACCGAGGCCATGTCCCGCCACCTCGGCGACCGGGTCATCGGCATCTGCGACTCCCCGGTCGGCCTCGGCCGCCGTATCGCCCGGGTGCTCGGCGTGGAGAACCCGGGGGAGGCGTGGATCGACTACGTCGGCCTCAACCACCTCGGCTGGGTGCGCGCTCTGCGTGTCGCCGGCCGCGACGAGCTGCCGCGGCTGCTCGCCGACCCCGACCTGCTCGGCTCCTTCGAGGAGGGCAAGCTCTTCGGTGCCGACTGGCTGCGCTCCCTGGGCGCGATCCCCAACGAGTACCTGCACTACTACTACTTCAACCGCGAGGCCGTACGCGCCTACCAGCAGGCCGAGAAGACCCGCGGCGCGTTCCTGCACGACCAGCAGGCCCGCTTCTACGCCGAGATGAAGAACCCGCACGCCCCCGCCCTGAAGGTCTGGGACCGCACCCGCGCCGAGCGCGAGGCCACGTACATGGCCGAGAACCGCGAGACCGCGGGCGCCGGCGAACGCGACGAGGACGACCTGTCGGGCGGCTACGAGAGGGTGGCCCTCGCCCTGATGCGGGCGATCGCCCGGGACGAGCGCACCACCCTGATCCTCAACGTCCGCAACCGGCGCACACTGTCGGTCCTGGACGCCGAGGCCGTCATCGAGGTCCCCTGCCTCGTCGACGCCAACGGCGCCCACCCTGTGACCGTCGACCCGCTGCCCGACCACGCCACCGGCCTGGTCTGCGCGGTCAAGGCGGTCGAGCGCGAGGTGCTGGCCGCAGCCGGCTCCGGCTCCCTCGCGACCGCCGTCAAGGCCTTCGCCCTGCACCCGCTCGTCGACTCCGTCCATGTGGCCCGCAGGCTGGTCGAGGGCTACGCCGAGGTCCACCCCGGGTTGGCGTACCTTAGGTGA
- a CDS encoding alpha-mannosidase produces the protein MHDESRRIEERVQRLHDQRIKTAVYAATVPFEVEAWQAPGEPVPFEEAAAASYEPFAMGTPWGPPWGTTWFRMRGQVPAEWAGKRVEAVIDLGFVGDWPGNQAEALVHLTDGTPLKAVNPLNQYVAIANPARGGETVDYLVEAASNPDILADNFSKTTPLGDKLTAGDKPLYTFRAADIAILDEEVWHLDLDVQVLRELMLELGEHDPRRHEIAHALDRAMDLLDLDDVSGSAAAVREALKPVLSKPAHASAHTISGVGHAHIDSAWLWPIRETKRKTSRTFSNVTSLADEYDDFIFACSQAQQYAWVRDNYPKVWARIQESVKNGQWAPVGGMWVESDGNLPGGEAVARQFIHGKRFFMDHFGIETKGVWLPDSFGYNAAYPQIAKLAGNEWFLTQKISWNQTNRFPHHTFWWEGIDGTRIFTHFPPVDTYNARFSGEEMSRAVRNYQEKGGASRSLAPFGWGDGGGGPTREIMERARRLADLEGSAKVVVEHPDEFFAKAREEYPDAPVWVGELYLELHRATYTSQARTKQGNRRSEHLLREAELWATTAALHAPGYSYPHEKLDRLWKTVLLHQFHDILPGSSIAWVHREAEAEYARVARELHALTAEAVAALGAGTPRVFNAGPYDRAEVVRTADGAPVYVEVPASGSAPLADTAPPQAVTVDGLVLDNGLVRVEVAEDGTLSSVRDLRAGREVLAEPGNLLRLHTDLPNYWDAWDIDKHYKNRYTDLLDVSSVTVVEQDPLIGAIRVERAFGKGSTITQTITVRAGSPRIDIETDIDWHETEKILKAAFPVDIRAPHSSAEIQFGHIQRPTHTNTSWEAARFEVSGHRWVHLGEPGYGVAVINDSTYGHDVSRTVREDGGTTTTVRLSLVRAPRIPDPEADQGRHRFTYALLPGATIEDAVAEGYSLNLPLRVADAAGAPEPVVSAEGEGVTVEAVKLADDASGDVVVRLYESRGGRATGTLRTGFPLAGAQITDLLERPLEEAEITEGAVAVTLRPFQILTLRLRRG, from the coding sequence ATGCACGACGAAAGCCGCCGCATCGAGGAGCGCGTGCAGCGCCTTCACGACCAGCGCATCAAGACCGCGGTCTACGCGGCCACCGTCCCCTTCGAGGTGGAGGCCTGGCAGGCTCCCGGGGAGCCGGTCCCGTTCGAGGAGGCGGCCGCAGCCTCCTACGAGCCCTTCGCGATGGGCACCCCGTGGGGCCCGCCCTGGGGCACCACCTGGTTCCGCATGCGCGGACAGGTGCCCGCGGAGTGGGCCGGGAAGCGCGTCGAGGCCGTCATCGACCTCGGCTTCGTCGGCGACTGGCCCGGCAACCAGGCCGAGGCCCTCGTGCACCTCACGGACGGCACCCCGCTGAAGGCCGTCAACCCGCTCAACCAGTACGTGGCGATCGCCAACCCCGCCCGCGGCGGCGAGACGGTCGACTACCTGGTCGAGGCCGCCTCCAACCCGGACATCCTCGCGGACAACTTCTCGAAGACCACGCCCCTCGGCGACAAGCTGACCGCGGGCGACAAGCCGCTCTACACCTTCCGCGCCGCCGACATCGCGATCCTCGACGAGGAGGTCTGGCACCTCGACCTCGACGTGCAGGTGCTGCGCGAGCTGATGCTGGAGCTCGGCGAGCACGACCCGCGCCGGCACGAGATCGCGCACGCCCTCGACCGGGCCATGGACCTGCTCGACCTGGACGACGTCTCCGGCTCGGCTGCCGCGGTCCGGGAGGCGCTCAAGCCGGTGCTCTCCAAGCCCGCGCACGCCAGCGCGCACACGATCTCCGGCGTCGGCCACGCGCACATCGACTCCGCCTGGCTCTGGCCCATCCGCGAGACGAAGCGCAAGACGTCCCGCACCTTCTCCAACGTCACCTCGCTCGCCGACGAGTACGACGACTTCATCTTCGCCTGCTCCCAGGCCCAGCAGTACGCATGGGTGCGCGACAACTACCCCAAGGTCTGGGCCCGCATCCAGGAGTCCGTCAAGAACGGCCAGTGGGCGCCCGTCGGCGGCATGTGGGTCGAGTCCGACGGCAACCTGCCCGGTGGCGAGGCCGTCGCCCGCCAGTTCATCCACGGCAAGCGGTTCTTCATGGACCACTTCGGCATCGAGACCAAGGGCGTGTGGCTGCCGGACTCCTTCGGCTACAACGCGGCCTATCCGCAGATCGCCAAGCTCGCCGGGAACGAGTGGTTCCTCACCCAGAAGATCTCCTGGAACCAGACCAACCGGTTCCCCCACCACACCTTCTGGTGGGAGGGCATCGACGGCACCCGCATCTTCACGCACTTCCCGCCGGTCGACACCTACAACGCCCGTTTCAGCGGCGAGGAGATGTCCCGCGCGGTCCGCAACTACCAGGAGAAGGGCGGCGCCTCCCGCTCCCTGGCCCCCTTCGGCTGGGGCGACGGCGGCGGTGGCCCCACCCGCGAGATCATGGAACGGGCCCGCCGGCTGGCCGACCTGGAGGGCTCCGCGAAGGTCGTCGTCGAACACCCCGACGAGTTCTTCGCCAAGGCCCGCGAGGAGTACCCGGACGCGCCGGTATGGGTCGGCGAGCTCTACCTGGAGCTGCACCGCGCCACCTACACCTCCCAGGCCCGCACCAAGCAGGGCAACCGCCGCTCCGAGCACCTCCTGCGCGAGGCGGAACTGTGGGCGACCACGGCCGCGCTGCACGCGCCGGGCTACAGCTACCCGCACGAGAAGCTGGACCGGCTCTGGAAGACGGTGCTGCTGCACCAGTTCCACGACATCCTGCCCGGCTCCTCCATCGCCTGGGTGCACCGCGAGGCCGAGGCCGAGTACGCCCGTGTCGCGCGGGAGCTGCACGCGCTGACGGCCGAGGCGGTGGCCGCGCTGGGCGCCGGGACGCCCCGCGTCTTCAACGCCGGCCCCTACGACCGGGCCGAAGTGGTCCGCACCGCAGACGGCGCACCGGTGTACGTGGAGGTGCCCGCGAGCGGCTCCGCGCCCCTCGCCGACACCGCGCCCCCACAGGCCGTGACGGTGGACGGCCTGGTCCTCGACAACGGACTGGTCCGCGTGGAGGTCGCCGAGGACGGCACCCTGTCGTCCGTCCGCGACCTGCGCGCCGGCCGCGAGGTGCTCGCCGAGCCGGGCAACCTGCTCCGCCTGCACACGGACCTGCCCAACTACTGGGACGCCTGGGACATCGACAAGCACTACAAGAACCGCTACACGGACCTCCTGGACGTTTCGTCCGTCACGGTCGTCGAACAGGACCCGCTGATCGGCGCCATCCGCGTCGAGCGGGCCTTCGGCAAGGGCTCCACGATCACCCAGACGATCACCGTCCGCGCCGGCAGTCCCCGGATCGACATCGAGACGGACATCGACTGGCACGAGACCGAGAAGATCCTCAAGGCGGCCTTCCCGGTCGACATCCGCGCCCCGCACTCCTCCGCCGAGATCCAGTTCGGCCACATCCAGCGCCCCACGCACACCAACACCAGCTGGGAGGCGGCCCGCTTCGAGGTCTCCGGCCACCGGTGGGTGCACCTCGGCGAACCCGGCTACGGCGTAGCGGTCATCAACGACTCGACGTACGGCCACGACGTCTCCCGCACGGTCCGCGAGGACGGCGGCACCACCACCACCGTCCGTCTCAGCCTGGTCCGCGCTCCGCGCATCCCGGACCCCGAGGCCGACCAGGGCCGCCACCGCTTCACCTACGCCCTGCTGCCCGGCGCGACCATCGAGGACGCCGTCGCCGAGGGCTACTCCCTCAACCTGCCGCTCCGGGTGGCCGATGCGGCAGGCGCCCCCGAACCGGTCGTCTCCGCGGAGGGCGAGGGTGTGACCGTGGAGGCGGTGAAGCTCGCCGACGACGCCTCCGGCGACGTCGTCGTACGGCTCTACGAGTCCCGCGGCGGCCGGGCCACCGGCACCCTGCGCACCGGGTTCCCGCTGGCCGGCGCCCAGATCACCGACCTGCTGGAGCGACCGCTGGAGGAAGCGGAGATCACCGAAGGCGCCGTCGCCGTCACGCTGCGGCCCTTCCAGATCCTCACCCTCCGGCTGCGGAGGGGCTGA